The Orcinus orca chromosome 20, mOrcOrc1.1, whole genome shotgun sequence region GCGGTCCTGCTTGCCCACAGCCTCTCGCGGGGGTCACTGGGGGGCCTGGATGCCCTCGTCCATCTCGGCCTTCGAGGGCACGTGTGTCTCCATCCCCTGCCGCTTCGACTTCCCCGACGAGCTGCGGCCGGCCGTTGTGCACGGCGTCTGGTACTTCAATAGCCCCTACCCGAAAAACTACCCGCCGGTTGTCTTCAAGTCACGCACCCAAGTCGTCCACGAGAGCTTCCAGGGCCGCAGCCGCCTTCTGGGGGCCCTGGGCCTGCGCAACTGTACCCTCTTGCTCAGCAACCTCAGCCCCGAGCTGGGCGGCAAGTACTACTTCCGCGGGGACCTGGGGGGCTACAACCAGTACACCTTCTCCGAGCACAGCGTCCTGGACATCATCAGTGAGTTCCCGGGGGCTGTGCAGATGCCGTGGGGCTGGGGccatgcagggggtgcagggggAGCAGGAAGTCCTCCTGGCACCTTTCCAGGGAGGTCTAGCTGGCAGGACCAGGGACTTGTTGGtttggctggggggaggggtgcaaCCCCCCCTGCCCACACAGCCCAGGCAGATGACTGAAACAGGCAAAGCAGGGCTCTCAGAGGAAAGCAGTGGTCTTactcttccagaaacacctggGGTAAAGGCAGCGGGCCCAGGGGTTGGAGCCAGGCCTCTGGATTCCTATGTTAGCTGGGCTACtgagggcaagttacttaacttctctgggccttgttttcctcttctgtaaaatggggttaagaaCAGCACTCAAAGTTCAATGAGGGAACAGTTGTCAAGTGGGCAaagcagtgcctggtacatgacGCCCAGCTCCGTCTAAGTGGTGCTGGGTGAGAAGGCAGGGTCATTGCTGTCAAGCATTCTgagttttccatttgtttgtttgtttgttttgttttgtttttggctgtgctacacggcatgcgggatcctagggaccgaacccgtgccccctgcagtggaagcacagagtcctaaccactgaaacaccagggaattcccgaattTTCAAAGGGAACtgtatttttctatgttttttcagCATCAGCTGCTGattcagatattttttttaaaaaataccctaaATTTAGGTCAAATAAAATGCAGCTCTGGGCCAGTTTGGGCAATTAGAATAGGGTCTACTGCCTCATTTCTGAGAGGCCCCGAGAGGCATGGAACCCTTAGACTCAGGTTTGCCCTCAGCTCTGAGTCTACATGAGGAGCCAGATTACAGCCCTGATGCACAGAGAGCCCCCGCTTCCGCCGCTAGGCACAGCCAGACAGCTCCaggacacaccacacacacgcacgcacgcacgcacgtggAAGGTAAACCAAAGCAAACATGGGAAGGAGAGAGGTTTCTTGAGGAATATAATGTAGTGTCCAGAGCACAGACAATGAAGCCGGAGCGACAGGGATTGGAGCTCAGTTTTACCCCATGTGCGctgtggcctcagtttcctcatccgcaAAATGGGCAAAATAACATTACCCACTTTCTACTTTCGGCATGGCTGGAAGGACGGGCAAGTTACACACAGTAAAGTACTCAGACCACTATATTGTTGTTTCCGTTATTATTACATCTGAGGCTGGATCTGCGGAGGGCTTCTGGGTGAAGGGTACCCAGGAGGAGAGAAGGTTGTAGGGAATTCTGCATCCAAGGATGGGGAGGGGACCGGGTACCAGGACTGGAGTCGGACAATGTGGGGGTCCGATGCTGCTTCCTTCACCCTCCATCTCCCCGTCTCACTTAGACACCCCCAACATCATGGTCCCCCCAGAGGTTGTGGCAGGCACAGAAGTGGAGGTCAGCTGCATGGTACCTGACAACTGCCCCGAGATGCACCCGGAGCTGAGCTGGCTGGGCCACGAGGGGCTCGGGGAGCCGGCTGTGCTGGGGCGGCTCCGCGAGGACGAGGGCACCTGGGTGCAGGTGTCGCTGCTGCACTTCGTGCCCACCAGGGAGGCCAACGGCTACCGGCTGGGCTGCCAGGCCTCCTTCCCCAACACCACCCTGCAGTTCGAAGGCTACGCCAGCCTGGACGTCAAGTGTGAGCTTGGGTGCGGGCCGGGGTGCGAGCCGGGGGCGGGGTCTGCGGCACGTGCCCGCTGACGTCCTGTGTCTCCGGCGCCGCAGACCCCCCGGTGATTGTGGAGATGAACTCCTCGGTGGAGGCCATCGAGGGCTCCCACGTCAGCCTGCTCTGTGGGGCCGACAGCAACCCGCCGCCGCTGCTGACCTGGATGCGGGACGGCACGGTGCTCCGGGAGGCGGTGACGGAGAGCCTGTCCCTGGAGCTGGACGAGGTGACGCCCGCGGAGGACGGCGTCTACGCCTGCCTGGCCGAGAACGCTTATGGCCAGGACAACCGCACCGTGGGGCTCAGCGTCATGTGTGAGTCGCCGCCCTTGCCCGGGGCGGAGCTGGGGGCCCAGTGGGGGCGCGGTCGGGACCATGCCCGTGGTtgaggtggagatggagaggaagTTGCAGGTTAAGGAGTTCCTTCATTTTCCCCACGAGTATCCGGTGAACACCTACTCTGCACCACTCTCCTCGCTAGCACGAGATGGGAAGAGGCAGAGGCAATCCCTGCCACCCAGGAAAGCCTGTTAAATTCAGTTTCCTGCGGGTAGAGCTGGGCCTGGCTccgggaatctgcattttaaaataagcccCATTGCAGTTCTGATGGGAGGGCtgaggagaacccaggcctctCCCAGCCCCGGAACATTATGGGGCCCCAGGGAGAGGGGGCCCGTCAGACAGGATTCTTAACTAGGAGCCAAGGagaggtcattcattcattcattcattcacaaatatttattgaggcaaAGTGCCCAGGGCTGGGGATAATAAAAATGACAGCACCGGCCAACATTTACTTAGCAGTTTCTGAGTGCCTTCCAGAAATACTCTTCCCCTGGGGCCTCCCCACGGCTGGCTCCTACTCACCTCCTTCTAGGCTCACTGCAGCCCTCCCTCACCATCCTAGTGAAAACCGTCAACTACCCCGATTTCCCATCCCACCTTTATTTTTCTGCAAAGCACTTATCCCCGTCTTGCCAACTATATGTTTGATTTCCTTATACAGCATCTGTCCACACGGGCAGGGATCTTCATCTAACCTTGTTCAGGCTAAAACAGTGCTTGTCACAGTTGGTTCTCAGTGACCCCTATGAGGTTGGGAATATTATTAagcccattttccagataagaaaaaTGGGGCCCAGAGGGGTTTCGACATGGGTCCACACACAGCTGGGAAGGGGTAGAGCCGGGATTCAAACACAAGCGCTGTCGCTGCAGAACCCCTGTCTTTGTAAACGAGACGCCCAGGCCTGGGGTTACCTGAGCCATCCTGAGCTGGTGTGCCCTGATTGGGGCGTTGGGGGTCACATTTGGGGGTGGGAGCTTCTGACCATCGGCCCCCTGTCCTGCCCCCCAGATGCACCCTGGAAGCCGACGGTGAACGGGACAGTGGTGGCCGTGGAGGGGGAGACAGTCTCCATCTTGTGCTCCACACAGAGCAACCCGGATCCCATTCTTACCATCTTCAAGGAGAAGCAGATTCTGGCCACGGTCATCTATGAGAGCGAGCTGCAACTGGAGCTGCCCGCCGTCGTGCCCGAGGATGATGGAGAATATTGGTGTGTGGCCGAGAACCAGTACGGTCAGAGGGCCACCGCCTTCAACCTATCCGTGGAGTGTGAGTACTCCCCTGCATCCGCTGCCCCTGCGGAGGGCGGCCGGGCTTGactcctgcccacccacccctgtGGTAGACGGCTCAATGGGGGACACCCAGGTGACCGGGAGGTACCCACGCATCCCAGCCAGGGGTCAGATAAGgatgaggaagggaggaaagcagaACCCACAGCAGGAAAATAAAAGCCCCGCCTGAGAATACGGTATTCCCCACATCCTGGTGTGGGCTTGTGACCAAGGAGATTTCTGAATCCTGTGGCCACAGCCCCTTGGCGTTGACTAAAAGAATAACCACGACCTCCGACCCTTATGGAGCGTCACTAGGCACCAAGCAATGTTGGAAGCTCTGTACGGGGACCCACTCTTTCGTTTTTGTTACATCCGATGAGGGAGGTTCTCTTACTATCTCCAGtttccagagaaggaaactgaggtcctgaGAGGTTAtgtcacttgcccaaagtcacacagccagaaaaCGGCAGAACTGAGATTCAAATACAGTGGTCTGGTTCCACTCTTCTGTGCTGCCCATTGACTTCATCCTATGTTATGACATCAGAATACATTGATCAAGCCGTTGTTACATGCACGGCCGTGTGGCTcagtgggaggtggggggtaGGACCGAGAGGACACCAAGCGTATTAACAGATAATGGTACAGCCAGAGAGATGAGACGGATGCATATAAAAAGCCAACTGTCTTGGGAATGAAGCCCATTGTTTCACTGCCAACCAGAGCCCTTCCCAACCTTCTGTGGACATCACCACCAacactccacccccaccccgccgtcACTCGGGTCATAGCTCCCAAGTCGCAGTTTCcactccccctcctccagcaACTCCCTCTGGAATGTCACCTTTGTAGTTCCATTGCCCCTGCTTCCTCCCCAGCTCCAGCCTGGCCTCTGGCACTTGTCTCCAAATGATTCCACCTACAATGGTCCCTACCACACAAGCTTGCCAGAAGGTTCTGGGCACAGTCCGTATATTCAATATGGCGTGTGGCCGTAGTCAGTAGAGACAGATTATTCCTGGAGTACCATCTTCCAGGGCAAGGTGGTGGCCACCTGCTAACCCTTCCTCTTTGGGCACCTTCCTTCCCAGTCTCTGCTCGCTCGCGGCATCCAACGTGATCACGCATATGCGTTGTGCGGGTACCCCGCCTTCTCCGTACATGCCCACCCTTCTGCCTCACGCTTTTCCCCGTTAAACCTATATCCCAAGCCAGGGGTTCTCAGGTGTAGAGTCAGAGAACCCCCTGAGGATCTGGTGGAAACGTCTGATCATACACACACCTCCAGCTCACGAATGTTTTCAGTCACAGACCCTCCTGTATAATAAGAGCAGTGGCAGCAAACGATCATTAAGGGCCTACTCTGGGCCAGGATTGCATCCCCTGCACGTGTTATTTTGCTGAGCCCTTGTGGTCGCCCCTTGAAGCAGCTACGTGTTATCATCGTCCCCTTTGAGGAGAAACTGAAGGTCAGAATTCCCCAAGGCCATGCAGCTGGAAGGCTGGCCAGTGCCAGGATTCTTCTGGACTCCTGTCGACCCAGTTCTTAAACCTCTGGCTGCTTCATCTCCCCTGCAGTCCTTGGTACCCAAGGTACTCAAGGCCTTCAGTCGGCCGGAGGGGAGGAGCAGCTgtgcctcccaccccacccctgctgagCCGGTCACTGGGCTCCTAGGCCTGTGTCGCTGTGCTTACCCTCTGGGTGTCCGGCTTCAGGTCCCTCTCTGTCCCCAAAGTCTGCGTCCCCTAGCAACGGGGCTTCCGTGCTCGCTGACGATGGCGGGTGCTCCtgagcggggagggggcggggggggtggtgTTGGGTCCCAGCGCAGCGTGGGACCTGCAGGGCACTCACCTCACTGAGACCTTGTGATGACTAGAAGACTGGTTTCAGCCCTTTGCGCATATGGACCtatttcattctcacaacaaCGCGATTGGGGGCAGGGACTGCCCTTCACCCATTTAATAGGAGGAAATGGAAATGTTACTGGTGCCCAGCACCCGACAGAGCTGAATCGACCTGGGTCCGAATCCCAGCTCTATCTCCATCTTGTGATGGAGATGTGCTGTGTGATCCCAGACGAGTGAATTCACCTTTGCTGAGCCCCGATTCTCTTCTCTGAAAAACGGGTATGACAGTATAAGGAAATTGTGGTGAGCGCCCATAGTGCCCGACATGTCCCATGTAAGTGTGCCCCGTAAGTCTTAGACATCCTCTTAGCTTCTCACTCATCTCTCCTTTGAACTCCTGGCTGGGTATCCGCCTGCCTTCCTGCTGCCAAGGCTTTGCTCACTTGCTTCCTCTGCTGGAATGGTTCGATCCCTGCATGGGATgttaagctttctttttcttttctcttttttttttttttcgctgcatggggtctttgttgctgcgcgcgggctttctctagttgcggcaagcgagggctattcttcgttgctgtgtgcaggcttctcattgcggtggcttctcttgttgcagagcacgggctctaggtgcacagacttcagtagttctggctcgtggactctagagcgcaggctcaatagttgtggcgcacgggcttagttgctccgtggcacgtgggatcttcccagaccagggatcgatcccatgtcccctgcattggaaggcagattcttaaccactgcaccaccagagaagtccctaagcTTTCTTTTCAACAAACTCATGTGCCCACTTCAGAACAGAGTCCCGCAGCCCCTGGCAAGTCAAGGACCATTACCCCTCTTTGCACACATGAGAAGTCCATCTCGGAGGCCCAGGAAGCTGAGTGGCCTGATCGGGGCCACCGGCCAGtagatggcagagctgagattcaagccAAAGCTGTCTCACCCCAAACTCCCCATCCTTTGTGGGACCCGGGGCTTATCTAGTGTCAATCAGGGTTTCACAGGTCGCGAGGCTGCCGGCAATGCTGCAAAGATGCTGAGCACATGCAACAGGGTGTCAGCGTTCCTGCAACACTGTCACAACAGTACCAGTGGCGCAGTATTGaatgaaaggatttttaaaaaattaatcactgTCCGTTCAGGTTTGTCATTACTAATTTACTCTGTGGTGTGTTAATTTGTCAATGCTACAGCAAGCGTAGTGCACGTCTGCCTCAAGAGAATTTGGAATATTTAACTGTTCATTTACTAGACGTAGAGATATGTACACATTGAGGTTCCAAATGGAATGACCCCTATTGCAAATACACGGCTCATGTGACTCCCTGCTCCGTCGCCGTTACCTGCATATTCTTTTTTACTGGAAATTGAAAATAAGTGGGGTAGGTGGGCCAAGGATCTTTTGCCCGTGTGGAAGTGGGTTTTGCTCAGGGCTGAGAACCAGAGGTCAGTCTAGAGCAAGCAGAGGGGAGTGCCAGACTCTCCATGAGGGAAAGAGAACATAGTTTAAAAAGCAACGTTCAATGTTCtattataatttcatattttggaaaatgaaaggaaaaaaaataccagtatcgtttttgtaatttaaatggCAGCAAAGCAAAGCTCAACAAAATGATATTGGGTGGAGGGTGGTACCTGGTACCACGGGGAATCCTGCGAGGGAGGGAGGGTCAGGATGCAGGGGGCTCCAGGGAGTCAGTAGGGGCATCTGTAGGATGGCCTGGAAGGGGAGCTGGCTGAACGCAGTAGTTCATCCAGTAAGTCTTCCCAGAGCTCCTGCCGGGTGAAAGGGatgttctagggacttccctggaggtccagtggttaagaatctgcgcttccgctgcaggggatttgggtttgatccctggtcagggaactaagatcctgcatgtcgtgcggtatggcaaaaaaaaaaaaaagtcatgttctAAGTGTGGGGGACAGAGTGGAGACTGAGTAAGAGCCTGTCTCGATGCAAATACAAGACCAGCCACATCAGTGTATAACCCGGGTAGGGATAAGTGCTGGGGAGAAAACTCGAGTGAACGGTTATTGAAGCGAGGTGCAACTTACATGGGGTGGTCAGAGAAATAGACATGGTCTGCGCAGAAGCTGCCTGGAGTGAGGGCGTGAGTTTGGCAGGTGTCAGGGCAGTGTTCCCCGCGGAGGGAGAAACGcaagacccccccacccccgccccgactGTTGGAAAAAGCTCCACAAGTATACGAAATAAGCAAGGAGGCTGGCGTGGCTGGCAGGGAATGAGCCAGGGCGACAGCAGATTGGAGCGTGGCTACGTCCTGCAGGGCCTTGCCGGCGAAGGCAAAGAATTGGGGTTTTATTCTAAGTGACACGGGGAGCAattggggcgggggggtggggggctttgaGCAGGCGGCACCGTGATCTATGTTTCACAAGGTGAGCAGAGTTAGAGAGGACGTAAAAGAGAGTGCGGAGGGGAACGGGCAGCTCATCTCTGCGACGGCCAAGGAGCCCCCGAGGCCCTGTCTCTAGCCCGCGGGGTCTTGGTCTTGCCCCTGCAGTTGCCCCCGTGATCCTCCTGGAGTCCCACTGTGCGGCGGCCCGTGACACGGTGCAGTGCCTGTGCGTGGTGAAAGCCAACCCAGAGCCGTCCGTGGCCTTCGAGCTGCCCTCGCGTAACGTGACCGTGAACGAGACGGAGCGCGAGTTCGTGTACTCGGAGCGCAGCGGCCTCCTGCTCACCAGCATCCTCACGCTGCGGGGCCAGGCGCAGGCCCCGCCCCGGGTCATCTGCTCCTCCCACAACCTCTATGGCACCAAGAGCCTGGAGCTGCCCTTCCAGGGAGCCCGTGAGTGGTGTGGCCTGGGGCTGGGCGTCAAGGGACAGACAGGACCCCTCTTGGATCCAAGCTCCCCTCCCCAAGGCTGATCACCAGCGGCTGCGCGTGGGTCAGGCTGCGCAGTGGATCGGGTGGTAGAGATGCCCTTTCCAGCCAGTTAGGAGAGGCTGCCCCGAGCTTGCCTGTACGTTACTGGCCCCTCCAGCAACAAAGGCCTTCAGGCTAGCCAGTCAGTGCAAGGATATGCCAGCGGTGTAAATATTTTCCCTctcacccctgccccagcctgtcTCCTAAGAACCCAGGTGTCCTCACTCCCACCGGCAGCCCTGAGGGCGCCTGGGTCTTCTCTTTCCTCAGATCGCCTGATGTGGGCCAAGATCGGGCCCGTGGGAGCGGTGGTTGCTTTTGCCATCTTAATTGCCGTCGTCTGCTACATCACCCAGACGCGCAGAAAGTGAGTAGCCTTCCGGGCTgagctggggcggggcggggtggcctccgagggcagggcagggcaggggcagagcagttggaggctgggggtgggcaaGGGAGGGAGGATTCTGCTCTGAGAATGTTCAGCTGGATGGAGGAGAGAGGGCCCCGGCTAACGTGGGCCGCCGTGGTCGGGTCACGCATGCCAGTGCCTGGGCCGAGCACTTCTCACCAGTCGATACCTGTGCCCTGCATCCTGTGCTGTGGCCTCCTGCCACTCCGGTGTGATGGGGAGAGCCGGTACCCCTGGCTTGCAACCAGAACATCCGTCACAGTTGGTTCCGGAAGCCCCAACGATTACACATATCTGTGGTATCAAAAACGctcctcagggacttccctggtggtccagtggttgggacttcaccttccagggcagggggtgcgggttcgatccccggctGGGGAGctggatcccgcatgcctcgtggccaaaaaccaAGACgtagaacagaagcaatattataacaaattcaatgaaaagactttaaaaatggtccacatcaaagaaatcttaaaaaaacagaacaaaacaagacaaaacaaaacgcTCCGCAGTCCCAAGCCACATCCACCTGCCACAGGTGCGCTGCTGTTAATTTTCTGCCTTGTGGTGCGCACATCAGCTCTCCTGACAAGGAGTTAACCTCCCGCTCCGCATCGTGGCGGCCAGGGGGTGCGGATAGCCCCAGAGCGAACGAGGAGAGCCCAGAGCAGCCAGGCTGGGGTCCTGAAAGTGGCAGAGACCAGGGCCCAGGTGGCTCATCCTCAGCTGTGAAGCAGAGGACGGGTGGGCAGTGGTGGACAGGAAGAGGCTGCTTGCCAAAGGTCCTGGCTGCCCATCTTAGAGAGGCGGGTGGGAGCAGCTCTGGGGTCCCTTGGGCCATACTCTTAGGTAGATGGGGTTGCAGATagagaggggagtggggggacctgggggtCCCACTGGAGCTGACACGTCTTGCCCTGCAGAAAGAACGTGACAGAGAGCCCCAGCTTCCCGGGGGGGGACGACCCCCCCGTCCTGTTCAGCAGTGACTTCCGCATCTCTGGGGCGCCGGAGAAATATGAGGTGAGGCCGGAGCCCTGTGGTGCCGGGCGAGCTGGAGATCCTGTGCGCCAGGGGCCCCGAGGGCCTGGCGGGGGGCCTGGAGACCCAGGGGCAGAGGGGGCGCCGGCCCcgcagaagggaaggaggggtcGTGCGGAGGGCTGGCttggccctgggctgggaaggggcGCTCA contains the following coding sequences:
- the MAG gene encoding myelin-associated glycoprotein isoform X1 encodes the protein MCLSGSVHSRSECLCEHGTQAGWPADSFKWDQKTFPTQGDGAVAHLLYKMIFLTALPLFWIMISASRGGHWGAWMPSSISAFEGTCVSIPCRFDFPDELRPAVVHGVWYFNSPYPKNYPPVVFKSRTQVVHESFQGRSRLLGALGLRNCTLLLSNLSPELGGKYYFRGDLGGYNQYTFSEHSVLDIINTPNIMVPPEVVAGTEVEVSCMVPDNCPEMHPELSWLGHEGLGEPAVLGRLREDEGTWVQVSLLHFVPTREANGYRLGCQASFPNTTLQFEGYASLDVKYPPVIVEMNSSVEAIEGSHVSLLCGADSNPPPLLTWMRDGTVLREAVTESLSLELDEVTPAEDGVYACLAENAYGQDNRTVGLSVMYAPWKPTVNGTVVAVEGETVSILCSTQSNPDPILTIFKEKQILATVIYESELQLELPAVVPEDDGEYWCVAENQYGQRATAFNLSVEFAPVILLESHCAAARDTVQCLCVVKANPEPSVAFELPSRNVTVNETEREFVYSERSGLLLTSILTLRGQAQAPPRVICSSHNLYGTKSLELPFQGAHRLMWAKIGPVGAVVAFAILIAVVCYITQTRRKKNVTESPSFPGGDDPPVLFSSDFRISGAPEKYESERRLGSERRLLGLRGEPPELDLSYSHSDLGKRPTKDSYTLTEELAEYAEIRVK
- the MAG gene encoding myelin-associated glycoprotein isoform X2 gives rise to the protein MIFLTALPLFWIMISASRGGHWGAWMPSSISAFEGTCVSIPCRFDFPDELRPAVVHGVWYFNSPYPKNYPPVVFKSRTQVVHESFQGRSRLLGALGLRNCTLLLSNLSPELGGKYYFRGDLGGYNQYTFSEHSVLDIINTPNIMVPPEVVAGTEVEVSCMVPDNCPEMHPELSWLGHEGLGEPAVLGRLREDEGTWVQVSLLHFVPTREANGYRLGCQASFPNTTLQFEGYASLDVKYPPVIVEMNSSVEAIEGSHVSLLCGADSNPPPLLTWMRDGTVLREAVTESLSLELDEVTPAEDGVYACLAENAYGQDNRTVGLSVMYAPWKPTVNGTVVAVEGETVSILCSTQSNPDPILTIFKEKQILATVIYESELQLELPAVVPEDDGEYWCVAENQYGQRATAFNLSVEFAPVILLESHCAAARDTVQCLCVVKANPEPSVAFELPSRNVTVNETEREFVYSERSGLLLTSILTLRGQAQAPPRVICSSHNLYGTKSLELPFQGAHRLMWAKIGPVGAVVAFAILIAVVCYITQTRRKKNVTESPSFPGGDDPPVLFSSDFRISGAPEKYESERRLGSERRLLGLRGEPPELDLSYSHSDLGKRPTKDSYTLTEELAEYAEIRVK